The Alkalihalobacillus sp. LMS6 genomic interval CCCTGGCTTTATGGGCATGATTGCGATTTACATTTTATTGTTACAGTTAAATTTGCTTGATAACCACTGGGGCTTGATTCTTGTCTATGCTGGAGGCTCTATTCCGTTTAATGCATGGCTCGTCAAAGGGTATTTTGATACGTTACCGAAAAGCTTAGAAGAAGCGGCCAAAATTGACGGTGCCGGAAACACGACGATTTTTGCACGTGTTCTCATGCCGTTGTCGGTGCCCATTCTTGTTTTCGTTGCCGTCTCAAACTTTATTGGGCCATGGATGGACTTTATCTTTGCTCGACTAGTATTACGATCGAACGAAAACAAAACCCTTGCCATCGGTTTATTCGAAATGGTCACAGGACGCGGGAACACAGAATTTACGTTATTTGCTGCAGGAGCCGTCCTTGTGGCAGTTCCTATTACCATTCTGTTCATGTTGTTTCAACGATTTATGGTGGAGGGGCTTAAAGCAGGTGCAAATAAGTAAGCCACATCGTGTATAGAGTAGCCAAAACGTCCATACTACTAAGAAAAAAAGTTGCACGAAAGGAAGGCACTCCCATGCACATGGACGCACATGAAGTGGAAACGTTAAATCAATTATTGGAAGGACAATACATGGGGATTCATACGTATGAGCATTATTTAAAACATCTTGCAGAAGACTCCTCTTTACACGAAACGATGTCTCATATCCATGACGATTTGGAAAACCATGCATCGTTACTCGCAACCCGTATTCGAGATCTTGACGGTGTACCAGTGAAAAATGAAGGCCCATTTGGTACAGTTCAACGCTGGATGAGCGAAGTATTTGATCACCCTCATGGAGAACAAGATATTCTAAAACACGCGATTAAAGGCGAAAACATTTATGGCATTCGGATGTCGGAAAAAATCGCGAGGCACGGTCTCGATGAGGAAAGCTTAGCTGTCGTGCGCCGC includes:
- a CDS encoding sugar ABC transporter permease, whose protein sequence is MTRKHKERIGSFFKHLLLVLVAIFTIYPVIWIVMGSFNPGTSLFAAQLIPGMDWSLFWEGVRHFSPSTILEAFSSIRLSLTHYSHLFSETQYLLWYKNTLKIAFWNMILSTFLVVTAAYAFSRFRFPGRKQGLMAMLVLQMFPGFMGMIAIYILLLQLNLLDNHWGLILVYAGGSIPFNAWLVKGYFDTLPKSLEEAAKIDGAGNTTIFARVLMPLSVPILVFVAVSNFIGPWMDFIFARLVLRSNENKTLAIGLFEMVTGRGNTEFTLFAAGAVLVAVPITILFMLFQRFMVEGLKAGANK
- a CDS encoding ferritin-like domain-containing protein, with protein sequence MHMDAHEVETLNQLLEGQYMGIHTYEHYLKHLAEDSSLHETMSHIHDDLENHASLLATRIRDLDGVPVKNEGPFGTVQRWMSEVFDHPHGEQDILKHAIKGENIYGIRMSEKIARHGLDEESLAVVRRIIDEQREHVDTLKSKLHH